From Gloeocapsa sp. PCC 73106, the proteins below share one genomic window:
- a CDS encoding diguanylate cyclase domain-containing protein, with product MSDENIASSSFFAKITHLIYHQPEYGNFKEVLALIAQEAQTTLQVDRVKIYRFATDASGEVVAESLVHDRLPSLLGLHFPDTDLPNKVRQSLVKSTHAVTIDVTARRKTIYTETLHTANSSKVELIYQPADPCHLQYLLTMGVLSSLTVPIFYWNDLWGLLVVHHSEPRRFQQQELTLMQLLSKQISLALNQEALIVQSKQEQKQQNIIEQINQIWWENLGSNHQTWTSILETSVKQLNADGGLAYITPELTGKPSQIHHYGQRPYCSEIDVNNYWLDLIKKILVLPIDQEKQNLSYYPQAYTRKELEANFDCKQLLNYVKPEIHSFLFIILHYHHQWLGCLTLFREEREWEIHWAGREENDSRNQKPRQSFATWCELKRGSPYWTNDELKLAEKIGRHLYILLTQERLDSLIHHGSNYDSLTQLPNNQIFSHQVNLSLVNAVEKGEILGIVMLDLDQFKRINESLGHKVGDYLVQKVGERIRDYLETKKELNPLLARWHGDRFMILLHKLTYTDELIELCKEILQKLQNPFYFQSHIIDLSASLGISLAPYDGDRAETLINNAETAMYQAKARGKNTFQLYNPQLKQQDFNWLALAADLKRAISREELTLQYQPQISFKTKTICGVEALARWYHPKHGWISPAKFIPLAEEIGLIHDLGEWVLKTACEQHRLWEMLGLPSLKMSVNLSGVQFTKPTLLGRIESILTATQMDGKYLTLEITESTLVENLAETVKVLEKLNQQGVKIAIDDFGTGYSSLSVLKNLPVNILKIDRAFITNIAEDESAARLCQSIIFLGKSLNLQIIAEGVETMEQADLLQKLDCDAIQGYLISPPLESEPLSQILMKKWSIERETSENQPAASLALKKPINLSEHQEVMASVRQNSGLIEAYIALKQQLKKQNIRERLVMEVAQKIRQSLNLEEIMETTVTEVRHLLQADRVFLYQFNADWSGTVVVESVSESELSILGDLIDDPCFREQYIKHYRQGRIKAIADVTKEELASCHLELLTRYQVKSNLVLPIVHQEKLWGLLIVHQCRETRQWEPQEVTLLSQLTTQTAIAIHQGELYEQLSQANLKLQKLSSMDGLTQVANRYRFDNYLQEQWNRLLRSEDVLSLILCDVDYFKQYNDTYGHQQGDECLIAIAKAIASVLKRPDDLVARYGGEEFAVVLPNTSLTGTLTIARRIQAAIKALEIPHVNSEHQIVTLSLGVSCIIPQVSLSPQALIQEADQALYLAKAKGRDTISGIG from the coding sequence ATGAGCGATGAAAATATAGCTTCTTCATCATTTTTTGCTAAGATTACTCATCTTATTTACCATCAACCCGAATATGGTAATTTTAAAGAAGTCTTAGCTCTGATTGCTCAAGAAGCCCAAACAACACTCCAAGTAGACCGAGTGAAGATTTATCGCTTTGCTACCGACGCTAGTGGCGAAGTAGTAGCCGAATCTTTGGTGCACGATCGCTTACCTTCACTCCTGGGGCTGCACTTTCCCGACACAGATTTACCCAATAAAGTTAGACAATCATTAGTTAAATCTACTCATGCTGTCACTATCGATGTTACAGCGAGACGCAAGACCATTTACACCGAAACGCTTCACACAGCAAACTCCTCCAAAGTAGAGCTAATTTACCAACCGGCAGATCCATGTCACCTACAATACCTGCTAACTATGGGGGTATTATCCTCCTTGACGGTCCCCATATTCTACTGGAATGACTTATGGGGCTTATTAGTAGTTCATCATAGCGAGCCACGGCGATTTCAACAACAAGAGCTGACTCTGATGCAACTATTGAGTAAACAAATTTCTCTAGCTTTAAATCAAGAAGCACTAATCGTTCAATCGAAACAGGAACAAAAACAACAAAACATTATCGAGCAAATTAATCAGATTTGGTGGGAAAATCTAGGGAGTAATCACCAAACTTGGACATCAATTTTAGAAACCTCCGTGAAACAGCTAAACGCCGATGGAGGACTAGCTTACATAACACCTGAATTAACAGGAAAACCATCCCAAATACATCACTATGGTCAACGCCCCTATTGTTCAGAAATAGATGTTAATAATTATTGGCTAGATTTAATCAAAAAAATCTTAGTTTTACCGATAGATCAAGAAAAGCAAAACCTGAGTTATTACCCTCAAGCTTATACCAGAAAAGAGTTAGAAGCTAACTTTGACTGTAAACAACTGCTAAACTATGTTAAACCAGAAATCCACTCTTTCTTATTTATTATACTTCACTATCATCATCAATGGCTGGGCTGTTTAACCCTATTTCGTGAGGAGAGAGAATGGGAGATTCATTGGGCCGGAAGAGAAGAAAATGACTCTCGCAATCAAAAACCCCGTCAATCTTTTGCTACTTGGTGTGAACTGAAGCGAGGTTCTCCCTATTGGACTAATGATGAGCTAAAATTAGCAGAAAAAATCGGCAGACATCTCTATATACTCCTCACTCAAGAACGTCTTGATAGCTTGATTCATCATGGATCTAATTACGATAGCTTGACTCAACTGCCCAATAATCAAATCTTTAGCCATCAGGTAAATTTATCCTTAGTAAATGCCGTAGAAAAAGGGGAAATACTGGGGATAGTGATGTTAGATTTAGACCAATTTAAAAGAATAAATGAATCTCTTGGACACAAAGTTGGAGATTATTTAGTTCAAAAAGTTGGAGAAAGAATTAGAGATTATTTAGAAACGAAAAAAGAATTAAATCCCCTGTTAGCGCGATGGCATGGAGATAGATTCATGATCTTATTACATAAATTAACCTACACAGATGAATTGATAGAATTATGTAAAGAAATTCTGCAAAAATTACAAAACCCATTTTATTTTCAGAGTCATATTATTGACTTAAGTGCAAGTTTGGGAATTTCCTTAGCTCCCTATGACGGAGATAGGGCTGAGACGTTGATCAACAACGCAGAAACAGCGATGTACCAAGCCAAAGCTCGAGGAAAAAATACGTTTCAATTGTATAATCCTCAACTAAAACAACAAGACTTTAACTGGTTAGCCCTCGCCGCCGATTTAAAAAGAGCGATTAGCCGTGAAGAATTAACCCTACAATATCAACCCCAAATATCTTTCAAGACTAAAACAATTTGTGGTGTAGAGGCTTTAGCGCGTTGGTATCATCCTAAACATGGCTGGATTTCACCTGCTAAATTTATTCCCTTAGCAGAAGAAATTGGTCTGATTCATGATCTGGGAGAGTGGGTATTAAAAACGGCCTGCGAACAACATCGTCTGTGGGAAATGTTGGGATTACCTAGTCTGAAAATGTCAGTTAATCTCTCAGGGGTGCAATTTACAAAACCCACACTCTTGGGGAGAATCGAGTCAATCTTAACAGCTACTCAAATGGATGGTAAGTATTTGACACTAGAAATTACCGAGAGTACTTTGGTAGAAAATTTGGCAGAAACTGTGAAAGTTTTAGAAAAACTAAATCAACAAGGGGTTAAAATAGCCATTGATGATTTTGGGACGGGGTATTCTTCTTTGAGCGTTTTAAAAAATCTACCCGTTAATATCCTCAAAATCGACAGAGCATTTATTACAAATATAGCAGAAGACGAAAGCGCGGCTAGACTCTGTCAAAGTATTATTTTCTTAGGTAAATCTTTGAATTTGCAGATCATTGCCGAAGGAGTGGAGACAATGGAACAAGCGGATTTATTGCAAAAACTCGATTGCGACGCGATCCAAGGTTATTTGATTAGCCCTCCTTTAGAAAGTGAGCCCTTGAGTCAAATACTCATGAAAAAATGGTCAATAGAGCGAGAAACATCTGAAAATCAGCCTGCTGCCAGTTTAGCCTTGAAAAAACCCATAAACCTATCAGAACACCAGGAAGTTATGGCGTCGGTACGGCAAAACAGCGGTTTGATTGAAGCTTATATCGCTCTGAAACAGCAGTTAAAAAAGCAAAACATACGTGAACGTCTGGTGATGGAGGTAGCTCAAAAAATTAGACAGTCTTTAAATCTGGAAGAGATAATGGAAACTACAGTTACGGAGGTACGCCACCTATTGCAAGCTGATCGCGTTTTTTTGTATCAATTCAACGCCGACTGGAGCGGTACAGTGGTAGTAGAATCGGTGTCTGAGTCAGAATTGTCAATTTTGGGAGATTTGATCGATGACCCCTGTTTTCGAGAACAATATATTAAACATTACCGCCAAGGAAGAATCAAAGCGATCGCAGACGTTACCAAAGAAGAATTAGCGTCCTGTCATCTAGAATTACTAACGCGCTATCAAGTCAAAAGCAACTTAGTACTCCCCATAGTTCATCAAGAAAAATTGTGGGGGTTATTGATTGTCCATCAATGCAGAGAAACGCGTCAATGGGAACCCCAAGAAGTAACTCTGTTGAGTCAATTAACAACACAAACAGCGATCGCGATTCATCAAGGGGAACTCTATGAGCAGTTAAGCCAAGCTAACTTGAAATTACAAAAACTCTCATCTATGGATGGTTTGACTCAAGTAGCTAATCGTTATCGCTTTGATAATTATTTACAAGAACAATGGAATCGATTGTTGCGTTCAGAGGATGTGCTTTCTTTGATTCTCTGTGATGTGGATTATTTTAAACAATACAATGATACCTATGGACATCAGCAAGGAGACGAATGCCTGATCGCGATCGCTAAAGCCATTGCCTCAGTCTTAAAACGTCCTGACGATTTAGTAGCGCGCTATGGTGGGGAAGAATTTGCCGTAGTTCTACCCAACACATCTCTAACAGGAACCTTAACCATCGCCAGAAGAATTCAAGCGGCAATTAAAGCTCTAGAGATTCCCCACGTCAACTCAGAGCATCAGATAGTAACCCTAAGCTTAGGGGTATCTTGCATAATTCCCCAAGTTTCTCTCTCTCCTCAAGCACTCATTCAGGAAGCAGATCAAGCTCTATACCTCGCCAAAGCCAAAGGGCGTGACACCATATCTGGAAT